TTACCATGTTATTGTCAGAGTAGCGCCGTTCTTCAATTCCCGTAATATCCTTAAACTTTTCAGCAATAATATTATTAGGTTGCGAATAGGCACTTCCGTCCTCATTCATGAATTGATGCTTTCCAAAATCAAAGTTGGTAATGATGTTTTCAGGGATGTAACTTCCTGAACCGGTAATACGGATATTCATAATGGTAAAATTTTAGCTAATTTAGGGATAATAAAATTAGAATCAGACAAAAATAATATGCGCGCATAGTAATTTGTTGAAGAATTATATATTTTTCAATTTTACAACTTATTTGAATATTTTAAGGTTGTTTTTGAGTTTATTTTTATGGGATTAATAAAAAAAAGGAGAGAATGCTGAATGATTATTTTGATTATGAACACACTACCCCTGTTTTATTACATATAATTTATTTCAAAGCCTTTGGTTGTAAAAAAGTAAGGCTGCGATGAGCCGTAATTTTCAGGAATGAATTTTGATTTGCATGACGGTTGCAATAGATAAAGCGCGTGTTTTAATCTTCTCAGCCATAGGGCCTTTGAAGTTGGCATCGACTGCGGTATTAAAACAGGAAAGCCAGGTTTTAAAGTTTTGGGCTGTCAGGTTTGCTTTTTGATGCAGTTGCTGATGTATCGCTAAGGTATTGTTGCGATAGGTTCCTTTCCCAAAAAGA
The Flavobacterium kingsejongi genome window above contains:
- a CDS encoding group III truncated hemoglobin; this translates as MTDITTRQDLELLMGQFYISLLEDPEIRPIFTDIAKIDLAAHLPIIVDFWEQALFGKGTYRNNTLAIHQQLHQKANLTAQNFKTWLSCFNTAVDANFKGPMAEKIKTRALSIATVMQIKIHS